The Musa acuminata AAA Group cultivar baxijiao chromosome BXJ1-8, Cavendish_Baxijiao_AAA, whole genome shotgun sequence genomic sequence AATTGGTataaattatcaattgatttcaactaGGGGCAAACAACTATGTGATAAGCATGTAAGATTCTCGAAAAATAGTTGGGTGTTTGTCCAACCATGAAGACTAAAAGAATATTATACAAGTCTTTAATGAAACTAGAGAATAAAACCTACAAAGCATGGAGTTATATTATTCGATCAGAAATCATCCTTTGTTGTATAAGACAACCTACTACACCCCAGCCAAGCCACAAAACTTTACCAACAATAAAAATTTGTATTGAACGACATgacaaataaaaaatcatgaagcAACTGTTTTATATCTAAAATCTTTGTTAAGTGCTAATTGATAGTTGGAAGATGGTCTATGATATGAAATGAAATCAGACAGTACACCTAATAACTTATCATTCTGTTATTTATTAAAAGTAGTTAAGAGTTTTCATATTTATGAGGAgtttatatgttatatatatatatatatatatatatatatatatatatatatatatatatatatatatatatatatgttttgcaaGAAACATTATAAAAcaatttttgaaataaaatatcaGGTGTTACATTATATATCAAATGTGATAGTTATGACCAGGAATATTTAAAGttatttatgttgtttttataCTAGAAGTAGAAGCTCTCTTCTTTTTAAAATATCTCATTAGACTAGGTCAAATGAGGAAATTGCTATTTGTTATGCTTGTACACTTATTGAGTAATGTTTGTTCCTTTTGCCACCTAGTTGGAGATAATCCATTACAATCTTGATGCTTCCTTATTCTTAAGATTCAAAAGTTTATTATATAAACAAATTTTTTAGTGTGGGTTGGTACTCACAAGTTATTCACGAAATTACTTTATTCATGAAATTACTGCTTGGCTTTCATAATCAAGAATGATTTATTTAGCACTTGCCACTATACATGCATCAATTATGTCTGTTAGTAAAAGAATTTACtctttaaatgaatattttttaaaataaattggtATAAGTTGTCGATTGATTTCAACTACGAGCAAACAACTATGTGCTAAGCATGCAAGATTTCCAGAAAACAACTAGGTGCCTAGATAACAAAAAAttcaaattcatgcatcaaaatgCCAAGAGAATTATCAGGGAAGAACACAGTATTCGAAAAACAAAGAAGCAACAAGATCACTGACCATATTGGACATCCAATTTCTCATAATACTTGTTTCCAAATTTATCAACTCCAACCACTGTTGCACCAATGTTGTGAATCTTGGTTTGCCTAAAAAATCAGACTATTGCTTTCagaaaaagaaagcatcaaatgTGCAGAAAACATGCCCTGAAATAACTTGCAGAGAAAGAAGCAAAAGTTTAATATGTTCCCTTGATTGTAACATGTAATACATTTAAGACATAGGACTTGGTTGGCTCCTAAATCCAAGGTAAACCAATATGTAtcacagaaagaaaagaaaagcatatATGGCACACCAAGGCACTTACAGCAGATTCCCATCCAAAAGGCAGTTCCTGTAACAGACAAGAAATTCTATGCATCAGAGACTTAGTTATccaaaaaatttcaaaaaaaaaaaaatgcaaaaatcATCCCCCTCCCCCTTCTTTCGAAAAGTTATATTCCACAGACTACATTCAGATAGTTTCTGATGGTGGTAATTCCTGAAATATGACATTATTGACCACAAAATGCATAAAGAAACAAGAAATATATGGCATTATGTTGTTTGACTACAATGACAATTTCAATGGATATCTATGTTGAGCGGCAATTATTTCTAAACATCACAAGAAAGTTAGACATTTACATAAGCAGATGTGAAATAAAAAACAAAGGAGATGCAAAAGTTAACCCTCCATGACTATGGCCAGATAGTTTATCATGGGAATTCCTGAGTTACGACACTATGATGACCACGAAACACATATTACTAACAATTTCAAGGAATAGCTATATGGAGTCATATTTCTTCCGTACATGATCAGAAAAAGGGAATTGCCAGAACATCTACAAGAATTTCTTTCTATCTAATTGCCACCTCAGCTTGATATCACTGTATGATAAAAGCATGTTAATTTTGATAGCAACTTGAGTATCAAGTATGCatagcaagaaaaaaaaattccaaaaaaGCATGAAGACATAAGGTTATTGCGTCAGAGTGAACCTTTAGGAAAGAAACCTAGCAGTATATGCATGATAGTCCATCCATCCATGGAGGAAGATGCATAATCTTGTTCGATGCTGCTGAACGTTTGCAAACAAAAGCTCTAAACAATTTGGGTCAACTAGAGAAATCGGTCGAGTTTCCATTAGAGGTAGGCGTAGGTTATCCAGGATTGTGCTGATGGAGAAAATGAAATCAGTAAATAATTTCAGCATCAACCTAGAAATTCAAGGGAGCCAATTTGCAGCAGTGCAATAGGAAGACTCTTGCTAACCTAAGCATACACACAAGACCACTTGCATCTTCTTTTCTGCAAAATTGGGCGTATTATACGATGAAAAGAGAGTGCCTAATTGAGAAGGCATCCGATAGCTAAGATTTATCGCATGAACAGAGATACGCCTCGATTTAAAGACGATACAGATGCAAGAACGGGTCTGATCAAAGTATGAGCATCCAAGACGATAACGTAGGAGCATCCAAGAATGGCCCTTTTAGGGTTCCTACCCGAGAAATCACCCTTGCTAGGTCGCAGAAGAGAGAAGAAACAAGGTGATGGATTCGAAAGAGAACAAGACTGACGTGTAACCCTCGTCGCGGAGATGTTTGAAGAAACCGCCGATGCCCTTCTCTTTCATCGTGCGGAGGACGCCCCTCACCACCGAAGCCATGTGCGTCTACTTCCGCCCTTCCCCAACCAACCCCACGACTTTTTCTTTCTGCGATGCTGCGCTTCCTTTCTGCCACGGCAGATGAGAGGAGAGGGGAGGATAGCCGTACTCGTGGACACGGCAAATGGGATTGCTGGCCCAGTCCCATGGACGCTCGTCACGAAAATTAAAGCCCGCGGGCCTCGTAACGGATGTGCTCTATGGGCTTTTCGGTCCATCAAATGTTTTGGATAAGGCTGAGTGGGTCTGTAATTTATGATTCATACGTACAAATAGTTCCCGAGGGTAACAAAAGAATACCTTTAACATGCGGCTGTCACCTAGGAATGATATCATCACTAGAATTCAACTTGTCGAGACTAATATGCTGCTGGTTCTATAGCAGGAACAAGAATGGTGTGAAGAAAAAGATATTCGAGAGCCGCAAAGATTTCTTCAGAGTCGCGACAGACAAACGTACTCTCGGAACCTGATAAAGTATGTGATTGGAATATGTTTCGAGGAATTCATGCATGTGATGCCAACTCGATAGGAAAATGACATGGCAACGCCAGCAGCGTTGTGTGTTGTCGATGGTGATGATGTCAGGTGTCACTTGCTACAGGGTGGCCTCCTGCTGCTCTGCAAATTGGCATCCATGTGTGGCGAGGCTTTGCCCGACAGGAAAGTGTCAGTCCATGGCCATGTTCTTCCTCCCTCCCCACCGCCTCTCGGCTGCATGCATTGCTGCTCGTCCGAAGCCATCATTCCATCTGGGaaagtttttttcttttggtgTTTAGTGGGGGAGGGACGGCACTATATTCTGCTGCGGGAGGgaggaaagaaaaaggagagagggGAGTAAGAGAGGTGTCAGCTGCCTTCTTTTGCTTTCGTCCCCTGATACATCTTATCATATCGTCATCCGTATGGTCATGATCATGCGACAGTAGTGCGTGACGATCGTCGTCGAACAATGCTCTTCTTTGCGTTCTTCATCCTCTCTTCCATGATGAACTCCGACCACCGGGCATCGGACAAACCGGCTGAACTTGCGAATCACCCCATTCGCTCCTTCACTAAAACCTCATCTACGACAACAATCATCAAGCGCCTCCTTCGCTAAAACGTCATTGCTCATCGATGCGATCGATGGGTGTAGAAGTTTAGTTCGTCGACTTATCCAAACTCCTCGCTCGATTATCTCGTGGGATAATCTTTAAGTTTAAATTAACCCTTTGCCCAGCGACACTACGGAAACTGAGGATGCCATGGTTTGCTCTGCTTATCATCACGCACTCTGGCATTAGATGCATTGCGATCCAGTGGGAAGGAGGAGGATTCTGAGCCTTCTCGATTAGGTGGGCGGTGGGTACCCGAGATGCCTGTCTTCTGCATTAAGGCGGGATGTGCACTCAATGATCGCATAGGCATATGGGCCCTGGCACAGCACTGCAGCAGGTCATTTGTATAAGAGTAAATGGAAGAATGCTTCTGATTGCAATTCTTGGAGAGCAGCAGCCTGTGAGAGGAGGGAGAAAGAGATAGAGGTGTTGTGTTCCCTAGTGGGAATTTTCATTCATGCACCAACGTGGTGGTGTGTTCTCGTAACTAACCAATCAATCTACAGGCATCGATCTAAGAGCTGTATTTTTTGGGACTCTGGAATCGGTCAGGACTGTGATCCTCGACTCGGCACGCTACTCCAGCATTTGAGAAACTATTACTTTTCGTACGTGGAGAAAGATGGCACATCATGCGAGTCATCTGATGAGGCTTTAATTACAATCGGAGAAGCTTATGCTTCATCAACACGTACAGCAACATTAACATCGGTGGAATCATATCATATTGCCGGGTTTCTTAACTAGTAATTCTCTCTGTATCACACAGCTGTAAATTACGCCCTCTACAGCTACCAAGGAGGAAAAGAAGTAGGTGGATCATGTTCGGAGGTTGGTGAAATGATgcatctctctctcgctcgctctctctctctctctctctctctctctctctctctctctctctcttctttgccCTCTAGAGATCTGGCAAAGAGATGGAATCATTCGAGCAGAAAGGATATGAACTTGGGAGAATGTGAGCGGCCACCGTGAGTGATAAATGAGAAACGGGAGACAAGATGTGTTTCGAATGGTGTCCAATTCCCGGATAACAGtggaggcagagagagagagcagtaccTCATTTTCATGCCCATCAAACAAAAATATTAACCTCACAAATAGAACTAACCTTCAACACGGCTTTAACAAGCATAGAAAGGACAAAGACACTTGACCTGAAGTTGCATCAGAAGCAGTCCTTGAGAAAGCTCAGCTCCCTCCACTTCGTCGGTCTTTATTTTGCCCCTCACCGCTCTTACGCTGGGAAGCCTTTGGTGTTTGTCCATTGCGACCTTTAGACATGTCCGAAACCTCCTTTTCGATCTTTGGTGGTGGTCTAAAGTATCTAGGCAGATGAAAAGCTTGCTTCGGACACACCACACGCAACAAAATCACTTGGTGCTTGCTACACGTCTTTCGTATTTCTTCTTGTGCAAAATGATATTCGAATAATTTTACTCAGTTCTGTGGTAGTAGAaatgggaggaggaggaagaagaagaagagggagggagggagggagggagagactCAATTCAAATTGCCGAGTCTTTGTCTTGTATTTACAAAGTACAGACGTGTATAGCATTCATGGAATGCTACAGGACACGAGGTTTCTACTCGCACAGCCTGTTCATAATGATTTGTCCTGAAACACTGTATCCGAGTCTTGTCACTTTATGCACTCGAGATTCTCTGCCTAATTAATTACGTAAAATAGGAGCCAATATTCACGAGAACAGCACCAGCAATTCGGACTCGATCTCCATAGAAACTCACTCGTAATGTCAGTCTTGATTAGGCATCTGCTCAAGTAGAAACATGTTGAGCTGAAAAGAGGAGAGCCGACCACACGGGGCAAATTCTGCCTGCGAGCACTAGCAGGGATGCGAGGAGGAATGGGTTGCATCCCCCACCTCTCCTGTTGATGTAGAATTTACATCAAGAGAAAGGAACCAATTCAAAGCCGAGAAATGCGGCTGCTTGCCTCCCCTTCTCTCTCATCCTATTACACACTGAACACACCACTTATTGGAGGTGTCCCTCCGGAGAGTGCCAACCGAGGAAAACGAAGGAAAACTGAGGTTTTTCTTGAAGGAGTTTTAGTCGGGAAAACGAAGGAAAAGTGAGATTTTCTTAAAGGAAATCTGTATCTTCgtcacataattttttttcttaaaaaaataaatattttattatgaagatatttttttataagtttatatagtaattataaacttatTTGACTtacattttatctttattttagtgttacctatTTCCTTCTTTATTTTAGTATTGTTAGCTATGattagtactcaaaatattataagtcttGAGTTTATAACTTTGTCAATTATATCaaggatataatcttaaattcatcaaatattatcatttttagtcCGTTCTTTTGTTAAGatatcaactaatgacttatcagaaaatttaaattgatccttagatattctcataCGCTAGTTGTAAATTATACTGAAgtctaaatatcataaaattaagtATTTTATATATTTCCCGATCaatcacctcaattatttattctaTAGAACTTTCAATAATTAAGTCTATTTTCCattcaattaatctgatcaaggtctcactcactcaatacaacttgtatatgcTCAAGCTATTTATTCCACAAAATATaaggatatttataaaaatataatgaagaaagtatcactataataatataacattaatgctttgagttttcaaaatatgttgaactattgatatcatctatatttcacccaAAGATGATATATTCATATATCCAGTATTCACTCAAGATcgataccatccttgtggaatagtagTGTTATATTTAGGTACACAAtactaaactgcaaggatatccaaaacagtatcatcatatcccattatataattatttgaaatagattttcctttgggattatctaaatcacctaattatatgtatcattatgaatattattttatttaatatcaatgaggatcaatttcatagtgtattttatagattattggtccagGTCACTTTAGTAGCTGCAAGAttaatacaaaaagataaaatacagtctaaaatatcccataaataataagaattttattgtaattcatatctcataagcctaccatcacaagctatttagaaagataaattataaatactattcgtcaaatttttttattctgatttatgctgtcattatgaatattattttatttaatgtagactaatttcataatatattttataaattattgttcCAGGTTACTTTGGTGGTTGTAAGaccaatataaaaatataaaatataatctaaaatgtcctataaatgataatacatttattataatttatatctcatGAGTCTATCATCCCAGACTACTTTGACAGTTATCGATCAgataaaacttatgaagataaattacaaataatattcataaatttttttatcttaattcatgctaaagaagttcaataatagaataacaatcataataattattgaatattgatCAACATAAAGAAAActcatataataaatataatcataataacACATAAATCATGAAGAGCCTTATGTGAAAGATaactattatttcataattttaaatatatacatatgaataaccaaataaatatctaagaacaataattggattttatttacaACATGcaatcaataatttatatgagaaaactataaaagaaccATTATGACAATCAATTTTATTTAATTGGATAAACCCAAAATTAAACTAAACATCAACCCAATTAAGTCAATCAATAAGAATTGATCCGAAGATAAAACTGTAATTTTGTTGACAAGACATAGATCGAAATTACGAGATTCATGAAAGGTAGAACTATCAAAAGCACATGTCAATAAAATTTCAATTATTAAGAGTATTTATGGAAAGTAAATAAAAGGACATGCTCCGAATTCTTTCATTTCTGAAAGGCAAAAATATCCTTCCAAGAAAAAGCCCAAATCTTCCCTACGCTAATGTCGCCTGCGCACGACGATTGATCAACATAAAGAAAACTAGAATCATGATAACACATaaatcaataatagaataacaaccataataattattgaatattgatCAACATAAAGAAAACTCATATAATAACTATAATCATAATAACACATAAATCATGAAGAGCCTTATGTGAAAGAtaactattattttataatttcaaatatatgcatattaataaccaaataaatatccaagaataataattggattttatttacaACATGcaatcaataatttatatgagaaaactataaaagaaccATTATGACAATCagtcttatttaattagataagcccAGAATTAAACTAAACATCAACCCAATTAAGTCAATCAATAAGAATTGATCCAaagataaaactataattttgttgACAAGACATAGATCGGAATTATGAGATTCATGAAGGGTAGAACTATCAAAAGGACATGTGAGGAAAATTTCAATTATGAAGAACATATATGGAAAGTAAATAAAAGGACAGGCTATGGAATTCTTTCATTTTTGAAGGGCAAAAATATCCTTTTCCAAGAAAAAGCCCTAATCTTCCCTACATCGTCGTCGCCTGCGCACGACTACAGCTGGCGTTGCCGCCACGGCGTGGCCTGTGCCTGCTCGCGACTACCACCTAGGTGTGGCCTATGCCCTCACGGGGCTATCGCTGCTGCCCTCTGCCCACGAGGGCAACCGTTGCGTAGTGCGGTTGCCACCATTTGCGACCACTGCCCTTCCGCAAGCGGGCGCCACCATTACGTGTGATGGCGGCGGCCGACTTCACACAGGGTGTAGCCGTCACCTTCTATGGCCACCACGTTCACATGCGGTGCGGTCGTTGCTTGCGTGGCCATCAACTGCATGTGGGTGCCATGATACGTAGCCACCGTGGCATGTGATTGGCCACCTAGCGGCTGCTAATGGTCGTTGTTGCTGTTGCGATACGCGCTGCGTGGTGCAGTCGCCTCTCGCAAGTAGATCAACATAGTGATTGTTGTCGGCATGTAGCTACGGGCTGCAATCTCTGTGCACAGCCATTCAACGGCTGTCAACAACTAAACAGGCGATCAACAAATATCAATGATAGTAAATAATAAATCCATCGATCAAACATAAGAAATCGTACATGGCTCATAATTagcaatagagcaaatcatataaaaaaaacAGATCAATAATATCCGATGAATCATTCATGCATCATAAACAAAAACCGATTAATATTGTTTCGCAAGCGAAAGATGCTAACAAATAGATccaaaagtatttgatttcaaaaatcatgttctgataccaattgttagcataaaatatgtaatcatgctatctgtaatgtGAAGAAACTTTTATGTcagaatttaaaattaaataataatggaTCTAAACAATATTATGATGCATACCTTTcattgttgttcagaagaataaatcTTATCTGATTTACATGTGCACTATCATCGTGACATATCAACCTCCAAGAAAAACTAGACTCTCATTCTCTTTTCTTCCTATTCTTTCGTAAAACCACTTAAATTGATGGATTAGGAAAATAGAGAGAAAAACTATAATCTATTAATTGTGTGGAAATATGTATATATAGTCAATAGAAGTTTtgtctatttataagcgagagtagagggtctaggataaattTTTAGGAGAGTTCCTTCAATCAACAGCATCCTCTTAATAAtcctattataatataatttttttttattgactagttaattatatctataatatatattatctaattaaatagaacTACGTAATAATCTAAcagggaaaacaaaaaaaaaaaagaaatttgacGGAGACTACGAGGCACGATCTGCACTTCAGAGACGAAATCCGGCACCCAATTTGGATGGACGGATGGATGGATCGGACACCTACAACTCAAACGACAGAATATGATCGCCGCTTGCTTccggtccctctctctctctctctctctctctctctcacacacacacacagacgtGTACAGACACGTGTTTCTCTTCTCTGTCCGTCCTCAGTTGCGTATGGACAAGTCTATTCCATTAAAAAGTCAGCGTCttccatgaataaaaatatactaccctctctctctctcctcgacgCACACACGCACACATCCATTTGTCCCCTTGCGCACACTATTTTTCTTGGGGTTGAAGAAGAGTTCTCTCGTCTCACTCCTCCCTCGCCGCACAATTTTCTTCCCATCCCCTCCCTCCGCCCTTCCCAGAGCAGCAGGAAAGATTTCAGCAATAGGCTACACCTTCGCTGCAACACTCTTTGCCAAAAAAACATCAAAGATCTGAATACATGTTTGACTATTTCTGGCAAAGAATGGAGAGTGATCAGGGAGATCTTGCCGACATAGTCCGCTCCGGCGGGTTTGCTGGAGCTTCGGGTGCTGCTGAGTTCCCGGTCAGCGACCAGAAACTGCCATCGGAGGCCACAGTCTTGCCCTCGCCCGGGGACAGGATCAACAACTTGGGAGATCCCTTTGGGTGTCATCGTGATCCTCTCCTCCACAGCGACGGAGGGCAGATCGAGGTGGCAATAGAGAGTAGCGATGGTGGTGGAGGTGGGATGATCGTATCCCGCAAGTTGCGGATGAGCGAGGAGATTATAAAGGCATGTGATATCAACCACAGGGCGTTCCGGGTGTCGTCAGGAGGAGCCAAGGTTTCCCCTCTCCCTCCAAATGCCATCGTGCCATCCGCGGTACTCATCGGGGAGATGACGAAGGCGAGTGATGGTGCAGCGGTAGGATGCTCCGTGGACGATGGTGGTGTGCGGATCTCATCCACTAGAACGCTCGGCATCAAACGGAGGTTCGACAGCCCATGTATACattatatagatagatatagATCACTATTTTTGAGAATCTTTACTCATCGATTAGCTGCTGCTAATTCCTCGAGGAATATGTTGCTGTTTTCCAACAAGTAATAGGACTTGCTTCTTTATCAGGAAGAACCAAGTGAAAAAGGTGGTATGCATTCCAGCCCCTACAGCGGCAACCAATAGACACAGCGGAGAGGTTGTTCCTTACGATCTATGGGCTTGGAGGAAGTATGGCCAGAAGCCAATCAAGGGCTCTCCTTATCCTAggtatttctttttttctcatccTAACATGAAACCCTAAAtcatgagtgtgtgtgtgtgtgtttgcttTCA encodes the following:
- the LOC135589021 gene encoding probable WRKY transcription factor 35, which translates into the protein MFDYFWQRMESDQGDLADIVRSGGFAGASGAAEFPVSDQKLPSEATVLPSPGDRINNLGDPFGCHRDPLLHSDGGQIEVAIESSDGGGGGMIVSRKLRMSEEIIKACDINHRAFRVSSGGAKVSPLPPNAIVPSAVLIGEMTKASDGAAVGCSVDDGGVRISSTRTLGIKRRKNQVKKVVCIPAPTAATNRHSGEVVPYDLWAWRKYGQKPIKGSPYPRGYYRCSSSKGCTARKQVERSPTNPNMLVITYTSEHNHAWPTQRNALAGSTRSQASKNAASASKTSGHDLKEDEPKETATGSDALFVKGEVADKGIHHPAEGDEYDGAVEQSWKPAVIPASSHPDDFFADLAELETDPMSLIFSNETKPAAGGDGDVALDPSHVIED